The Natator depressus isolate rNatDep1 chromosome 8, rNatDep2.hap1, whole genome shotgun sequence genome window below encodes:
- the EIF4E1B gene encoding eukaryotic translation initiation factor 4E type 1B, whose product MGLERSAPSACGAGPGVRLAWLLMGLHSSTLWGPLEAVPALQSLPCPCALPCALRQCVQGAALHRREEQRRRKARREALAAEILDKHPLQNRWALWFFKNDKSKTWQANLRLVTKFSTAEDFWALYSHIQLASKLTSGCDYSLFKDGIEPMWEDNRNKRGGRWLITLAKQQRHTELDRFWLETLLCLIGETFGPYSEDICGAVINIRAKGDKIAIWTREAENRDGVTHIGRVYKERLGLSHKVVIGYQAHADTATKSGSLTKNKFVV is encoded by the exons ATGGGGCTGGAGCGCTCCGCACCCAGCGCTTGTGGGGCTGGACCTGGGGTGAGGCTGGCTTGGTTACTCATGGGGCTCCACTCGTCCACCCTCTGGGGTCCCCTCGAAGCCGTCCCTGCCCTCCAGAGTCTGCCGTGCCCCTGTGCCCTGCCCTGCGCCTTACGCCAGTGTGTACAGGGGGCCGCGCTGCACCGGCGAGAGGAGCAGAGACGGCGAAAGGCCCGGAGGGAGGCGCTCGCTGCTGAGATCTTGGACAAGCACCCCCTGCAGAACAG gTGGGCTCTCTGGTTCTTCAAGAATGACAAGAGTAAGACGTGGCAGGCGAACCTGCGTCTGGTCACCAAGTTCAGCACCGCGGAGGATTTCTGGGC GCTGTACAGCCACATCCAGCTGGCCAGCAAGCTCACGTCAGGCTGCGACTACTCCCTCTTCAAG GATGGGATCGAGCCCATGTGGGAAGACAACCGGAACAAGCGGGGCGGGCGCTGGCTCATCACGCTGGCCAAGCAGCAGAGACACACGGAGCTGGACCGCTTCTGGCTGGAGACG CTGCTGTGCCTGATCGGCGAGACGTTCGGCCCCTACAGCGAGGACATCTGTGGGGCCGTCATCAACATCCGGGCCAAGGGGGACAAGATTGCAATCTGGACCCGAGAGGCGGAGAACCGGGACGGAGTCACCCACATTGG GCGGGTGTACAAGGAGCGCCTGGGGCTGTCCCACAAGGTGGTGATCGGGTACCAGGCCCACGCGGACACGGCCACCAAGAGCGGCTCCCTCACCAAGAACAAGTTTGTGGTGTGA